AAATCATATATAGTTAATATGAATGGCAATTCCTATAGACTAAAAGAAACAAAGCTTTGGCTTCAAAATCAATAATTTTTTTTACTCCCCTAGGGGAAAGTTTAATTAGAAATTAGGGGAATTTTCAATTGACAAATACAATTTTTCTCTTTAAACATGAATTCAAATAAAAACTTAGGGGCTTTATTACATACCCCTAAGTTTTTATTTATAAATCCATTTTATTTAGTACATCCCTTAACTTCTTTAAATCTTCCTTGGTCAGTGTTATGCCCTTACCCATCTTTTCATGCTCTGGAGCCCAGTCCCTAAGATCATACTTAGGTGTTCTTTCATTCCAGCTAATAAGATTTAGCTCTTTTGCCCACCCCTTTGGGGACTCAGTTAAAACTCCTATATTTTCAACTATTTCATATTTTATATTAGCCATATATTAACCTCCATATTCATTTAGTTTTCTCTAAATTCTTGTCAGTGTAAAAGTTCTTTTTATTAATTTTTTAGG
The Maledivibacter sp. DNA segment above includes these coding regions:
- a CDS encoding YdbC family protein, with the translated sequence MANIKYEIVENIGVLTESPKGWAKELNLISWNERTPKYDLRDWAPEHEKMGKGITLTKEDLKKLRDVLNKMDL